Proteins encoded in a region of the Zea mays cultivar B73 chromosome 2, Zm-B73-REFERENCE-NAM-5.0, whole genome shotgun sequence genome:
- the LOC103645758 gene encoding HBS1-like protein isoform X6 has protein sequence MDALHKTFMTRKKRHINIVDTEVLVKDSVGVTGKEMMNNDILLTEKNTSMDPSALVQLDDGGTSSNVPSSSQNITLALDHELQHLSLESKLKNSKTNVKKTASVSHYKPEPWMLQSENQEIRNQLSLAIVGHVDSGKSTLCGRLRHALGLISKKQMHKYEKEAKEKGKGSFAYAWAMDESSDERERGITMTVAVAYFNSEKYRVVLLDSPGHKDFVPNMISGATQADAAILVVDASIGSFEAGMGVNGIGQTKEHSQLVRSFGVENLIVAVNKMDGVEYSKERFQSVKSQLGVFLRSCGYKDSSVTWVPLSAMANENLVTACSDTRLLSWYNGGCLLQAIDSLPPPRRDVSSPLRLPICDVIASHTLGQVAVCGKVESGGIRTGCKVLVMPSGDIATVKTMERDSSTCSLARAGDNVAVGLHGVDPGHIAAGGVLCHPDFPVRVACHLELKILVLEITVPILVGLEFELHIRHAKSSARLVRILSSLDQKTGRALKKAPRLLTARQAALVEVRLDREACVEEFSTLKALARVFLRSQGSTVAVGVVTRVLDRALDMG, from the exons ATGGATGCTCTACATAAGACATTCATGACTCGCAAAAAGCGCCACATTAACATAG TTGACACAGAGGTTCTAGTTAAGGATTCTGTTGGCGTGACTGGAAAGGAGATGATGAATAATGATATTCTTCTAACTGAAAAGAATACAAGCATGGACCCAAGTGCATTAGTACAGTTGGATGATGGTGGAACTAGTAGCAATGTTCCTTCGAGTAGTCAAAATATAACTCTTGCTTTGGACCATGAGCTACAACATTTGAGTTTGGAGAGCAAACTGAAGAACAGTAAAACGAATGTTAAGAAAACAGCTTCTGTTTCTCACTACAAGCCAGAACCTTGGATGCTCCAGAGTGAAAATCAAGAAATCCGTAATCAGCTAAGTCTTGCCATT GTTGGTCATGTTGATTCTGGGAAATCAACTTTATGTGGTCGATTGCGACATGCTCTGGGATTGATTTCAAAAAAGCAAATGCATAAATATGAGAAAGAAGCTAAAGAAAAG GGAAAAGGGTCATTTGCATATGCCTGGGCTATGGATGAGAGCAGTGATGAGAGGGAGCGTGGCATTACGATGACTGTGGCTGTAGCATACTTTAATAGCGAGAAATACCGTGTGGTTCTGCTTGACTCCCCTGGTCACAAGGATTTTGTGCCTAATATGATATCTGGTGCTACACAAGCTGATGCCGCCATCCTAGTTGTTGATGCATCTATAGGGTCATTTGAAGCAGGCATGGGTGTCAATGGGATTGGTCAGACGAAGGAGCACTCGCAGCTTGTTAGGAGCTTTGGTGTTGAGAACTTGATAGTTGCTGTTAATAAGATGGATGGGGTGGAATATTCGAAGGAGCGGTTTCAGTCCGTTAAATCGCAACTCGGCGTCTTTCTTCGGTCGTGTGGGTACAAGGACTCTTCAGTCACCTGGGTTCCTTTGAGCGCAATGGCCAACGAAAATTTAGTCACAGCTTGTTCAGACACTCGACTTTTATCTTG GTACAATGGAGGCTGTCTGCTGCAAGCCATCGACTCGTTACCTCCTCCCCGTCGCGACGTGTCAAGTCCACTGCGCCTTCCGATATGTGATGTCATTGCATCTCACACGCTGGGCCAGGTGGCTGTCTGTGGTAAAGTCGAGTCTGGAGGGATCCGAACTGGCTGTAAG GTCCTTGTCATGCCTTCTGGAGACATAGCTACGGTGAAAACCATGGAGCGGGATTCCTCTACCTGCAGCTTGGCTAGAGCCGGGGACAACGTCGCCGTTGGTTTGCACGGGGTGGACCCTGGCCACATCGCGGCAGGCGGAGTTCTCTGCCATCCAGATTTCCCGGTGCGCGTGGCGTGTCACCTGGAGCTGAAAATTCTGGTTCTGGAAATCACCGTGCCAATACTGGTTGGCCTTGAG TTTGAGCTGCACATACGGCACGCCAAGTCGTCCGCGAGGCTGGTGAGAATACTGTCGTCCCTGGACCAGAAGACCGGCAGGGCCCTGAAGAAAGCGCCGCGTCTGCTCACCGCGAGGCAGGCGGCCCTGGTCGAG GTGAGGCTGGACAGAGAAGCGTGCGTGGAGGAATTCTCGACGCTGAAGGCGCTCGCGCGGGTGTTCCTGCGGTCGCAGGGTAGCACGGTTGCGGTGGGCGTGGTGACTCGAGTCCTGGACCGGGCTTTGGACATGGGCTAG